A portion of the Avibacterium sp. 20-132 genome contains these proteins:
- a CDS encoding uroporphyrinogen-III C-methyltransferase, translating into MAKHHAKKTDKTLAVENTAQSVEPVENSLQIENSEQENEVVKNEQAPPEPTKEEPMQPSPEKVTTDNEPAKPETVIVKKGGTGVAILALLVALGLGGAGYYFAEQHLTSVQARLTALEAQKPLSTHSQTFTDADLSALKQDQSKIAQLAQTSQSTNEKLIALEKMVEIKEQQISALQNQVNTLSNAKKAAQPNDWLLSEADFLLNNALRKLVLDNDVDTAISLLKVADETLSKVSDPRVINVRSAINSDLKQLLSVNNIDQNAIMQHLSQLANNVDELSVLNVNFDESNENNDKLSGSWDDWKENAEKSATSFLNHFIRITPKNADNKALLAPNQDIYLRENIRLRLQLAIMAVPRQQNDLYKQSLETVASWVRSYFDTNTEVVQTFLKEVDELAEQSIYVDVPTQLTSLNLLDKLLNKPSQEVQKIELSVDKEVAQENAQNAKGESAQGSNTTENAAPAQQASAVNAESNATQNDENRSEKPSENQTAVENQSAVENADKSEQNQAQQQ; encoded by the coding sequence AAAACACAGCACAATCTGTCGAACCTGTGGAAAATTCCCTTCAAATTGAAAATTCTGAACAAGAAAATGAAGTGGTGAAAAACGAGCAAGCCCCCCCTGAACCGACAAAGGAAGAACCTATGCAACCATCACCAGAAAAAGTTACAACGGACAATGAACCTGCTAAGCCAGAAACCGTGATTGTTAAAAAAGGCGGTACAGGTGTGGCGATTTTAGCGTTATTAGTTGCATTGGGTTTAGGGGGCGCTGGTTATTATTTTGCAGAGCAACATCTAACCAGTGTACAAGCAAGATTAACGGCGTTGGAAGCGCAAAAACCACTCTCAACCCATAGCCAAACTTTCACTGACGCTGATTTAAGTGCATTAAAACAAGATCAAAGCAAAATCGCTCAGCTTGCACAAACAAGCCAATCTACCAATGAAAAATTAATCGCATTAGAAAAAATGGTAGAAATTAAGGAACAGCAAATCTCCGCCTTACAAAATCAAGTAAATACATTAAGTAATGCGAAAAAAGCGGCGCAGCCAAATGATTGGTTGCTGTCCGAAGCTGATTTCTTATTAAACAACGCATTACGCAAATTAGTATTAGATAATGATGTGGATACCGCAATTTCTTTATTAAAAGTAGCGGATGAAACCTTAAGTAAAGTCTCTGACCCACGCGTGATCAATGTTCGTAGCGCAATTAATAGCGATTTAAAACAGTTGCTTTCAGTCAATAACATTGATCAAAATGCCATTATGCAGCACCTGTCTCAGCTTGCGAATAATGTTGATGAACTGAGTGTACTCAATGTGAATTTTGATGAATCCAATGAAAATAATGATAAATTGAGTGGCTCTTGGGACGATTGGAAAGAAAATGCAGAAAAAAGTGCCACTTCTTTTTTAAATCATTTTATTCGCATTACGCCAAAAAATGCGGATAACAAAGCATTGTTAGCACCTAATCAAGATATTTACCTGCGTGAAAATATCCGTTTGCGTTTACAGTTAGCGATTATGGCGGTACCGCGTCAGCAAAATGATTTATATAAACAATCTTTAGAAACCGTCGCCTCTTGGGTGAGAAGTTATTTTGATACCAATACTGAAGTGGTACAAACTTTTCTTAAAGAAGTGGATGAGTTAGCGGAACAGTCTATTTATGTTGATGTGCCAACGCAGTTAACTAGTTTAAATTTATTAGATAAGTTGCTTAATAAGCCTTCGCAAGAGGTGCAAAAAATTGAGCTTTCCGTAGATAAAGAGGTGGCGCAAGAAAATGCGCAAAATGCCAAAGGGGAAAGCGCACAAGGTAGCAACACAACAGAAAATGCAGCGCCAGCACAACAGGCTTCAGCGGTGAATGCAGAAAGCAATGCGACGCAAAACGATGAAAATCGAAGTGAAAAGCCGAGTGAAAACCAAACTGCCGTGGAAAACCAAAGTGCGGTGGAAAATGCAGACAAATCTGAGCAAAACCAAGCACAACAACAGTAG